One Simonsiella muelleri ATCC 29453 DNA window includes the following coding sequences:
- the recJ gene encoding single-stranded-DNA-specific exonuclease RecJ, whose amino-acid sequence MSLRKKIATRTVNPQYVNTLMQSGANPLIAQLYAARAVFSADELSDQLNLLIPYQRLSYCEVAAERIAQSIEQQEKILIIADYDADGATACSVGMKGLGAMGAVVDFFVPNRFEHGYGLTPELADIAAEKGAKLIITVDNGISSCEGVARAKELGMDVVVTDHHVAGRYVPDCIIVNPNQQGCDFPSKNLAGVGVIFYVLMALRVLLRGRGWFSGSLKEPNLGDLLDLVAVGTVADVVPLDHNNRILVSQGLKRIRAGKTRAGIQALFQVARFDFHKAQPVDIGFKVAPRLNAAGRLDDMSVGIACLLSDNLETAQQLANELNQLNQTRQEIEQDMLQNILGEFPDTLPENQTTLTAYRDDFHQGVVGIVASRLKDKFYRPTFVFAPDDNGDLRGSGRSIEGVHLRDVVDVVAKKYPDLISKFGGHAMAAGLTMRGDGLVIFQAAFEEAVRDVVNKEILSQTFLTDGSLKTEYLTLECAQMLNSQVWGQGFPQPTFCDDFILLRQEFIGKDKQHKKAWLRKDHHEFEAVFWRCADELPDEIRVVYRPVVNEWGNRVDLQLYVEHWEEVLPF is encoded by the coding sequence ATGTCGCTCCGCAAAAAAATCGCTACTCGAACCGTTAATCCGCAATACGTCAACACACTCATGCAGTCAGGCGCAAATCCACTCATTGCTCAACTTTATGCTGCGCGTGCCGTGTTTTCAGCAGACGAATTATCCGATCAACTTAATTTATTGATTCCCTATCAACGGCTTAGCTATTGCGAAGTCGCCGCCGAACGCATTGCCCAATCCATTGAACAACAAGAAAAAATTTTGATTATCGCCGATTATGATGCCGATGGCGCAACCGCTTGTTCTGTAGGCATGAAAGGTTTGGGCGCAATGGGTGCGGTGGTGGATTTTTTCGTCCCTAATCGCTTTGAGCACGGTTATGGCTTAACTCCCGAACTTGCCGATATTGCAGCTGAAAAAGGCGCGAAACTCATCATTACGGTAGATAATGGCATTTCCAGTTGCGAAGGCGTGGCGCGTGCCAAAGAATTGGGCATGGACGTGGTGGTAACCGATCACCATGTGGCGGGACGATATGTGCCTGATTGTATTATTGTGAATCCAAATCAGCAAGGTTGTGATTTTCCAAGTAAAAATTTGGCTGGTGTGGGCGTGATTTTTTATGTATTAATGGCATTGCGCGTGCTTTTACGAGGACGTGGTTGGTTTTCAGGCAGCCTGAAAGAGCCGAATTTGGGTGATTTGTTGGATTTGGTGGCGGTGGGGACGGTTGCCGATGTCGTACCACTTGACCACAATAACCGTATCCTCGTGTCGCAAGGTTTAAAACGCATTCGAGCTGGTAAAACACGTGCAGGTATACAGGCTTTGTTTCAGGTTGCCCGATTTGATTTTCATAAAGCACAACCTGTTGATATTGGTTTTAAAGTTGCGCCGCGCCTCAATGCGGCTGGACGACTGGACGATATGTCGGTGGGGATTGCCTGTTTGCTGTCGGATAATTTGGAAACCGCACAACAGCTAGCCAATGAATTAAATCAATTAAATCAAACGCGTCAAGAAATTGAACAAGATATGTTGCAAAATATTTTGGGCGAATTTCCCGATACGCTGCCTGAAAATCAAACCACATTAACCGCCTACCGTGATGATTTTCATCAAGGCGTGGTGGGGATTGTTGCCAGTCGTTTGAAAGACAAATTTTACCGCCCAACTTTCGTGTTTGCGCCTGACGACAATGGCGATTTGCGTGGTTCGGGGCGGTCTATTGAAGGCGTGCATTTACGTGATGTGGTGGATGTGGTGGCGAAAAAATACCCTGATTTAATTAGTAAATTTGGCGGACACGCCATGGCGGCAGGTTTGACGATGCGTGGTGATGGTTTGGTAATTTTTCAGGCAGCCTTTGAAGAAGCGGTGCGCGATGTGGTCAACAAAGAAATTTTGTCGCAAACTTTTTTAACCGATGGTAGCCTGAAAACCGAATATCTCACGTTAGAATGCGCCCAAATGCTCAATAGCCAAGTATGGGGGCAAGGTTTTCCGCAGCCGACTTTCTGTGATGATTTTATCTTGTTACGTCAAGAATTTATCGGTAAAGACAAACAGCATAAAAAAGCATGGTTACGCAAAGATCATCACGAATTTGAAGCCGTGTTTTGGCGTTGTGCAGATGAATTGCCCGATGAGATTCGTGTGGTGTATCGTCCTGTGGTTAATGAGTGGGGCAACCGTGTGGATTTGCAACTTTACGTGGAACATTGGGAAGAAGTTTTGCCATTTTAA
- a CDS encoding CAP domain-containing protein — protein sequence MLENQSPIVRRLVMFWLPIMVVIGVFLYLSQTHYDAQKEAQYGLQRLNFWRRQAGLPVLERQAALEQAAQKHAQYLTHNPDGHDERNRSNPHFTGADPQERANAAGYPAAVSENLTISHFARSGKRSVDSLMTALYHRLSLLNPDQDEVGVAWARGKNSAFVLESGSSQDRQLCEQNHSVQAKYILTMICHNKKVEIHVNQAPIMQKMAVKYPIGSQIEPSYDGKEQPNPMPQADKTGNPISIAFYGETQPIQMISFKLFQDNQPINDVKILTASNDINRLLAETEFALFPMKSLEFDKDYRVEFAYRQNNQDKIEKWQFHTRKKKNIFEF from the coding sequence ATGTTAGAAAATCAATCGCCTATTGTTCGCCGTTTGGTGATGTTTTGGTTGCCCATTATGGTGGTTATTGGGGTGTTTTTGTATCTGTCGCAAACGCATTACGATGCTCAAAAAGAAGCGCAATACGGTTTGCAACGCCTGAATTTTTGGCGTAGGCAAGCTGGTTTGCCCGTGTTAGAACGTCAAGCAGCACTGGAACAAGCCGCGCAAAAACACGCCCAATATTTGACCCACAATCCAGATGGACACGATGAACGCAATCGCAGTAACCCCCATTTTACAGGTGCAGACCCACAAGAACGCGCCAACGCTGCAGGTTATCCAGCTGCCGTATCTGAAAATTTGACCATCAGTCATTTTGCGCGTTCAGGCAAACGCAGCGTGGACAGTTTGATGACTGCACTCTACCATCGGCTTTCGCTGCTCAATCCCGACCAAGATGAAGTAGGTGTGGCGTGGGCGCGTGGCAAAAACAGCGCGTTTGTGTTGGAATCAGGTAGCAGTCAAGACCGTCAATTATGTGAACAAAATCATTCGGTACAAGCCAAATATATTTTAACCATGATATGTCATAATAAAAAAGTGGAAATTCATGTAAATCAAGCACCTATTATGCAAAAGATGGCGGTTAAATACCCAATTGGTAGTCAAATTGAACCCAGTTATGATGGCAAAGAACAACCCAATCCCATGCCACAAGCCGACAAAACAGGTAATCCAATTAGCATTGCTTTTTATGGTGAAACTCAACCCATTCAAATGATTTCATTTAAATTATTTCAAGATAATCAACCCATAAATGATGTGAAAATTTTGACTGCCAGCAACGATATAAATCGGTTATTGGCGGAAACCGAATTTGCGTTGTTCCCGATGAAATCGCTTGAATTTGATAAAGATTATCGCGTTGAGTTTGCATATCGTCAAAATAATCAAGACAAAATCGAAAAATGGCAATTTCACACACGCAAAAAAAAGAATATTTTTGAATTTTAA
- the scpB gene encoding SMC-Scp complex subunit ScpB has product MNTDALIEAALLTQPEAVSELTLRRLADPPLSEDELAEAMDLLRQRWQNRALQLVHTPLGWRFQIASAAFEWLGNLHEQRTPRYSRAVMETLAIIAYQQPVTRGDIESIRGVTVSQTVIQTLQERGWIEVIGQRDSIGKPSLWATTDQFLSDFQLNSLTDLPPLTELGELVLPDLNANESCEKSESQ; this is encoded by the coding sequence ATGAATACAGATGCACTCATTGAAGCCGCGCTTTTAACGCAGCCTGAAGCCGTTTCCGAACTCACGCTCCGCCGACTCGCAGACCCTCCGCTTTCCGAAGACGAATTGGCAGAAGCCATGGATTTGTTGCGCCAACGTTGGCAGAATCGCGCTTTACAATTGGTTCACACGCCATTAGGTTGGCGATTTCAAATTGCGTCTGCGGCGTTTGAATGGCTGGGTAATTTGCACGAACAGCGCACACCGCGTTATTCTCGTGCTGTGATGGAAACGCTTGCGATTATCGCTTATCAGCAACCTGTTACGCGTGGTGATATTGAATCAATTCGTGGTGTTACCGTGTCGCAAACCGTGATTCAAACGCTGCAAGAACGCGGCTGGATTGAAGTGATTGGGCAACGCGACAGCATTGGTAAACCGTCTTTATGGGCGACTACCGATCAATTTTTATCGGATTTTCAATTGAATAGTTTGACTGATTTGCCGCCGCTAACCGAATTAGGCGAACTGGTTTTGCCCGATTTAAATGCCAATGAATCATGTGAAAAATCTGAAAGTCAATAA
- the hfq gene encoding RNA chaperone Hfq — protein MNTKGQLLQDPFLNALRKEHVPVSIYLVNGIKLQGQVESFDQYVVLLRNTSVTQMVYKHAISTIVPARSVSLQHDGKTASRPALQQVETVTEEVITLDN, from the coding sequence ATGAATACTAAAGGACAATTATTACAAGATCCTTTTTTGAATGCGTTACGCAAAGAGCATGTGCCGGTTTCCATTTATTTGGTCAATGGCATCAAATTACAAGGTCAAGTGGAATCGTTTGACCAATACGTTGTGTTGTTGCGCAATACTTCCGTAACTCAAATGGTATACAAGCACGCCATTTCTACCATTGTGCCAGCGCGTTCTGTGAGTTTACAGCACGATGGTAAAACCGCCAGTCGTCCAGCCTTGCAACAAGTGGAAACCGTTACCGAAGAAGTCATTACATTGGATAATTAA
- a CDS encoding OmpA family protein, translating to MTMMKQITLATTLAALGLSGCVTNATTGEKQASKTAVYGMGAAVTCGIIGAITHGSKGARNSAAACGALGMGVGGYMDYQEKKLREQLADTGVEVQREGNQIKLTMPENVTFATGRYDLSVNAQNSLNGAAQTLATYNETTISIIGHTDSTGNDSINIPLSQNRANAVAQYLISKGVSSSRISTAGHGASQPIASNSTAEGRAQNRRVEILINPQAK from the coding sequence ATGACAATGATGAAACAAATCACTCTGGCAACAACTTTGGCAGCATTGGGCTTGAGCGGCTGCGTAACCAACGCAACCACTGGCGAAAAACAAGCCAGCAAAACCGCTGTTTATGGCATGGGTGCTGCCGTAACTTGCGGTATCATTGGTGCCATCACACACGGCAGCAAAGGTGCACGTAATTCAGCCGCTGCTTGTGGTGCTTTGGGTATGGGTGTGGGTGGTTACATGGACTACCAAGAAAAAAAATTACGCGAACAATTGGCTGATACTGGTGTAGAAGTACAGCGTGAGGGCAACCAAATCAAATTGACCATGCCTGAAAACGTAACTTTCGCCACTGGTCGCTACGATTTATCTGTTAACGCACAAAATTCTTTGAATGGTGCTGCACAGACTTTGGCAACTTACAACGAAACCACCATCAGCATCATCGGTCATACCGACAGTACAGGTAACGACAGCATCAATATCCCATTGTCGCAAAACCGTGCCAATGCAGTGGCACAATATTTGATTAGCAAAGGCGTGTCATCTAGCCGTATCAGCACAGCAGGTCATGGTGCCAGCCAACCCATCGCTAGTAACAGCACTGCTGAAGGTCGCGCACAAAACCGCCGCGTGGAAATCTTGATTAATCCACAAGCAAAATAA
- a CDS encoding multidrug effflux MFS transporter, whose amino-acid sequence MNQKTLSDKQMAILLAIMVAIMPFSVDAYLPAIKNIAVDLHTDIHLIERSLSTFILGVSAGQLLGGSLSDIKGRKNIALTGLLIYIVASIILIFVNSANQLMVLRLLQALGGGMTAVTVGAIIRDNYDGKYAAQMFALIGIIMMGAPLAAPMLGAVLQNLGGWRSIFAFLCFYGASVFALLWRFLPKRKQAEPFTRHIFHNILMRYRRVLGQKQALGFLFFQATSFSSMMVFLTESPFVYMELYGLTPQQYAWAFGCNIITMATFNRITAWRLKRDSSTQDILLWGIVIQLLTNLILGASVLIMGLPPFAVVVLCVMLSVGTQGLVVANTQALFMQHFREDSGSANALLSANQSLTGAMVGFLATVLHNGTAQILAWLMPTCTIVGVILLWHFSRSQWKR is encoded by the coding sequence ATGAATCAAAAAACATTATCTGATAAACAAATGGCAATATTATTGGCTATTATGGTCGCTATTATGCCATTTTCGGTGGACGCGTATTTACCTGCAATCAAAAATATTGCTGTAGATTTGCATACAGATATTCATCTGATTGAGCGCAGTTTAAGTACATTTATTTTGGGTGTGTCGGCTGGGCAATTGCTCGGCGGTTCGTTGTCGGACATCAAAGGGCGCAAAAACATCGCGCTAACAGGGTTATTAATTTACATTGTAGCATCTATCATATTGATTTTTGTGAATTCTGCTAATCAATTGATGGTACTACGCCTGCTACAAGCCTTAGGTGGGGGTATGACAGCGGTAACGGTCGGTGCCATTATCCGCGACAATTACGATGGCAAATATGCGGCACAAATGTTTGCTTTAATTGGGATTATTATGATGGGTGCGCCGTTGGCTGCGCCGATGCTGGGGGCGGTACTGCAAAATTTGGGTGGTTGGCGCAGTATTTTTGCGTTTCTGTGTTTTTATGGTGCGAGTGTGTTTGCGCTGTTATGGCGTTTTTTACCCAAACGCAAACAAGCCGAACCATTCACACGCCATATTTTCCATAATATTTTAATGCGTTATCGCCGTGTATTGGGTCAAAAACAGGCATTGGGTTTTTTATTTTTTCAGGCTACCTCATTTTCATCAATGATGGTTTTTTTAACTGAATCACCATTTGTTTACATGGAATTATATGGATTGACACCACAACAATATGCGTGGGCATTTGGCTGTAATATCATTACCATGGCAACGTTTAACCGCATCACCGCATGGCGATTAAAACGCGACAGCAGCACACAAGATATTTTACTATGGGGCATAGTGATTCAATTATTAACAAATTTAATTTTGGGTGCAAGTGTATTGATAATGGGATTGCCACCCTTTGCGGTAGTAGTATTGTGCGTGATGTTATCCGTGGGAACACAAGGTTTGGTGGTTGCCAACACACAGGCTTTGTTTATGCAACACTTTCGTGAAGACAGCGGCAGTGCAAACGCTTTATTATCTGCTAATCAATCGCTTACTGGTGCAATGGTCGGTTTTTTGGCAACGGTATTGCATAACGGCACAGCACAAATTTTGGCGTGGCTGATGCCTACTTGCACCATAGTTGGCGTGATTTTGTTGTGGCATTTTTCACGTAGCCAGTGGAAACGTTAA
- the hpf gene encoding ribosome hibernation-promoting factor, HPF/YfiA family: MNLHINGLHLEITDSLRDYITTKLARINRHSDDIISATITLSTEKVNHKAAAQIHLSGKDVYVETVEKDMYAAIDTLMDKLDRTILQHKEKSNRH; the protein is encoded by the coding sequence ATGAATTTACATATCAATGGTTTACATCTTGAAATTACCGACTCATTGCGCGATTACATTACCACCAAATTGGCGCGTATCAATCGCCACAGTGATGACATCATTTCTGCTACCATCACACTGTCCACCGAAAAAGTGAATCATAAAGCCGCTGCACAAATCCATTTATCTGGTAAAGATGTTTATGTAGAAACAGTGGAAAAAGATATGTACGCCGCAATTGATACCTTAATGGATAAATTGGATCGTACCATTTTACAGCACAAAGAAAAATCTAACCGACATTAA
- a CDS encoding acyltransferase family protein: MTHTIILLIATLICITLAAVACKYLFRQPENPHAHARSHQLDGLRGMLACAVISHHFYYTYGWRELGGWGKNGTLMIVNLGAISVSLFFLMSAYLHLLKICRSPEINWLEFYIARIKRIYPLYIAVFLLVLAIGFLTKPIHVQDTTAFLNFIIKWLLFQNVNFQNITHLMIAGVQWTLVYEWAVYAILPLIHMIYHRKINFQAAAWIAIGLAYWVIGYHSDLQYYWLFILAIPALILAKPIQGCLKHYPVIVHIIMLPLTYYLFFKTIGYSWEQRILLAIWFAFVAHGYNFANLLNHKGLVKLGDLSYAIYLVHGLVLFMWFGVLEMFIFKQGNFVGYVWHLPVIYVMAITLAYLGNRFIEIPFARKK, from the coding sequence ATGACTCATACTATTATCCTATTAATTGCCACGCTGATTTGCATCACACTTGCAGCGGTGGCTTGCAAGTACCTCTTCAGGCAGCCTGAAAATCCGCATGCCCATGCGCGTAGCCATCAACTTGACGGTTTACGTGGTATGCTGGCTTGTGCCGTGATAAGCCATCATTTTTATTATACTTATGGTTGGCGCGAGTTGGGCGGCTGGGGCAAAAACGGTACGTTGATGATTGTGAATTTAGGCGCGATTTCTGTGTCGCTGTTTTTTCTGATGAGTGCGTATTTGCATTTGCTGAAAATTTGCCGTTCGCCCGAAATAAATTGGCTGGAATTTTATATCGCGCGTATCAAACGCATTTATCCGCTTTATATTGCTGTGTTTTTATTGGTTTTGGCGATTGGTTTTTTGACCAAACCCATTCACGTTCAGGATACAACGGCATTTTTAAATTTTATAATCAAATGGTTGTTATTTCAAAATGTTAATTTTCAAAATATTACGCATTTAATGATTGCAGGTGTGCAATGGACGTTAGTGTACGAATGGGCTGTATATGCAATTTTACCGCTTATCCACATGATTTATCATCGTAAAATCAACTTTCAGGCTGCCGCATGGATAGCAATTGGGCTGGCATACTGGGTTATCGGTTACCACTCTGATTTACAATATTATTGGTTGTTTATTTTGGCAATACCTGCGCTGATTTTAGCCAAACCGATTCAAGGCTGCCTGAAGCATTATCCTGTGATTGTTCACATCATTATGTTGCCACTGACTTATTATTTATTTTTTAAAACAATCGGTTATTCTTGGGAGCAGCGCATTTTGTTGGCGATTTGGTTTGCGTTTGTGGCACACGGATACAATTTTGCAAATTTATTGAATCATAAAGGTTTAGTCAAACTAGGGGATTTAAGTTACGCGATTTATTTGGTACATGGCTTGGTGTTGTTTATGTGGTTTGGCGTGTTGGAAATGTTTATATTTAAACAGGGAAATTTTGTCGGCTATGTGTGGCATTTACCTGTGATTTATGTGATGGCAATCACTTTGGCGTATTTGGGTAATCGGTTTATTGAAATACCATTTGCCCGCAAGAAATAG
- the guaA gene encoding glutamine-hydrolyzing GMP synthase, with protein MQQDKILILDFGSQVTQLIARRVREAHVYCELHSFDMPLDDIKAFNPKGIILSGGPNSVYESDYQADVGLFELGVPVLGICYGMQFMAHHLGGEVSAGNQREFGYAQVNTFDSELTRGIEDAPNSLDVWMSHGDKVSKLPHHFKIIGETPSCPIAMMANENKHFYGIQFHPEVTHTKQGKALLNRFVLDICGAKPSWTMPNYIDEAVAKIREQVGSDEVILGLSGGVDSSVAAALIHRAIGDQLTCVFVDHGLLRLNEADNVMQMFANNLGVKVIHVDASEQFMAKLAGVTDPEQKRKIIGAEFIEVFDAEEKKLTNAKWLAQGTIYPDVIESAGAKTKKAHAIKSHHNVGGLPENMKLKLLEPLRDLFKDEVRELGVALGLPREMVYRHPFPGPGLGVRILGEVKREYADLLRRADDIFIEELRQFKDENGTSWYDLTSQAFAVFLPVKSVGVMGDGRTYDYVVALRAVVTSDFMTAHWAELPYALLGKVSNRIINEIKGINRVVYDVSGKPPATIEWE; from the coding sequence CTAAAGGGATTATTTTATCAGGTGGACCCAATTCGGTATATGAATCAGATTATCAAGCAGATGTTGGTTTGTTTGAATTAGGCGTACCTGTGTTGGGAATTTGCTATGGAATGCAATTTATGGCACACCATTTGGGCGGCGAAGTGTCAGCAGGCAATCAGCGCGAATTTGGTTACGCACAAGTCAACACGTTTGACAGCGAACTCACTCGCGGCATTGAAGATGCGCCAAACTCGTTAGATGTTTGGATGAGTCATGGCGACAAAGTTTCAAAATTACCTCATCATTTCAAAATCATTGGTGAAACACCATCTTGTCCAATTGCAATGATGGCAAATGAAAACAAACATTTCTACGGTATTCAATTTCACCCCGAAGTTACCCACACCAAACAAGGTAAAGCGTTGTTGAACCGTTTCGTATTGGATATTTGCGGCGCGAAACCATCTTGGACAATGCCCAATTATATTGACGAAGCCGTAGCAAAAATCCGCGAACAAGTCGGCAGTGATGAAGTCATTTTGGGCTTATCGGGCGGCGTGGACAGTTCAGTGGCGGCGGCGTTGATTCATCGCGCGATTGGCGACCAATTAACTTGCGTATTTGTTGACCACGGTTTATTGCGCCTGAACGAAGCGGATAACGTCATGCAAATGTTCGCCAACAATTTGGGCGTGAAAGTCATTCACGTGGATGCAAGCGAGCAATTTATGGCGAAATTGGCAGGCGTTACCGACCCCGAACAAAAACGCAAAATCATCGGCGCGGAATTTATTGAAGTCTTTGATGCTGAAGAGAAAAAACTCACTAACGCCAAATGGTTGGCTCAAGGCACAATTTATCCTGATGTGATTGAATCCGCAGGCGCAAAAACCAAAAAAGCCCACGCCATTAAATCTCACCACAATGTTGGCGGGCTGCCTGAAAACATGAAATTGAAATTGCTTGAACCGTTGCGCGATTTGTTCAAAGACGAAGTGCGCGAATTGGGCGTAGCGTTAGGTTTACCACGTGAAATGGTGTATCGCCACCCCTTCCCTGGTCCGGGTTTGGGCGTGCGCATTTTGGGCGAAGTCAAACGCGAATACGCGGATTTATTGCGCCGTGCGGACGATATTTTCATTGAAGAATTGCGCCAATTTAAAGATGAAAATGGGACTTCTTGGTACGATTTGACCAGTCAAGCATTCGCAGTATTTTTGCCTGTGAAATCAGTAGGCGTGATGGGCGATGGGCGGACATATGATTATGTCGTTGCGTTACGAGCGGTGGTTACCAGCGATTTTATGACAGCGCATTGGGCAGAATTGCCATACGCATTGCTCGGTAAAGTTTCCAATCGTATTATTAATGAAATCAAAGGTATTAACCGCGTAGTTTATGACGTAAGCGGTAAACCACCTGCCACGATTGAGTGGGAATAA